A stretch of DNA from Candidatus Schekmanbacteria bacterium:
ATACAGGGAACCCTCTCGACCTTGCTATAAATAATCAAGGATTTTTTAAAGTCAATACACCCAATGGGATAAAATATACAAGAAATGGTAATTTTTCTTTAGACAAGTCCGGTCGCCTAATCACATCAGAAGGATATTCAGTCCTTGGAGAATCAGGGGAAATAATCTTAAAGGATTCAAATATAAAAATTGAAAATGATGGATCAATAAAATCAGGTAAATCTACAATAGGGAAAATTGCTTTGGTCAATTTCAAAGATCTATCAGTATTAAAGAGGGATGGCAACTCTTTCTATCTCCCCTTAGGAATGGAAGATCAAGAAATTCCTGCAGAAGATGCAACAGTTAGCCAAGGTTATCTTGAACTCTCGAATGTCAACATAGTTCAAGAAATGGTAAAAATGTTGACCGTCGTAAGAGCAAATGAATCATACCAAAAGATAATTGAAAACTTCAATACAATCAATTTTAAGGCATCCAACGAACTCGGAAAATTTTAAAATTATTATAAAGGAGGGTTTTTAAATGATTAGAGCATTATGGACAGCGGCATCAGGTATGGAAGCCCAACAGCTCAATATAGATGTCATTGCAAACAACTTGGCAAATGTAAATACTGTAGGTTTTAAAAGAAGCCGGGCTGATTTTCAGGAACTACTTTATAAAAGCTTGCAAACACCGGGAAATTCTTCATCAGCAACAAGTGAAATTCCAACAGGAGCCCAAATAGGACTTGGAGTAAAGCCTGTTGCAGTTCAAAAGCTCTTTTCACAGGGTGATTATCAGCAAACAGAAAACCAGCTCGACATTGCAATAGAAGGAGATGGTTTTTTTCAGGTATTACAGCCAAACGGAGAAATAGCATATACACGGGCAGGCTCGTTCAAGAAGAATAGCGAAGGACAAATTGTTACATCAGACGGCTATCCCTTAGAGCCATCTATCACAATTTCCCCAGATGCAATATCAGTAACTATAGGAAGTGATGGCACTGTTTCTGTTGTGGAAGCAGGCTCGGATACCTCAAACATTGTTGGGCAGATAGAACTTGCAAAGTTTTTAAACCCTGCAGGACTTAAAAGTATTGGACGCAATCTCTATGTGCCAACAAGCGCATCAGGAGATGTTGTAACTGGAATCCCTGGTGAAACAGGATTTGGAACATTGAATCAGGGGTATTTAGAAATGTCCAATGTAAATGTAGTTGAAGAGATGGTTAATATGATAATTGCGCAACGGGCATATGAAACAAACGCCAAAGCAATTACAGCCGCTGACGAAATGCTTCAACAAGCTAATAATGTAACAAGGTAATCGATTATTGAAGGACAAATAAATGAACAAAATTAAAATGTTACACAAATATTATTGGATAACTGGTTTATTTACAGCAATGGCTTTTCTTCTCACACTTGCATCAGCTGAAAATATGATCAATATTAAAGCAAAGGAGAAATGTACGGTTGCAGGAGAGAAAATCCTCCTTTCTGACATTGCAACGATTTCCACAGAAGACAATCTTTTAAAACAGAAATTGGAAAATCTTGAAATTGGATTTTCTCCATATATCGGAATGTCAAGAAACCTTACAGCAAAAGAAATAAAAATCCGTTTGAAACAAAACAATATTCCTTTAGAAAGAGTTAATCTTGATTTTCCCGAAAGTGTATATGTAACTCGAGATTTTCAAACTTTGAATTCCAAAGAAATAGAAAAAACTGTCAGCAAGTACTTTGACAAAAAATTTGCTTCCAATCCTGACATAAAATTAAAGAGAATAAGAGGGGCTCAAAACCTGACTCTTCCTGCAGGAAAAATCAGTACCAACATAGAAATTGTTCGAAAATCGATATCCGGCAACACTTATTCAATTCTTTTCACTGTATTTGTAAATGGCAAAAAAAGTGCATTTTTACAATTGTCAGCAGATGTTGAAAAAATCGAAGATATTGTAGTGGCAAGAAAAAAAATATTCAGAAATCAGATAATAACTGAAAAGGATGTAACTGTAATAAGAAAGATATCGGATATGAGGACTAAAAACAATTTTTCTAAAATAAGCGATGTAATAGGAAAAAAAGCTACAAGATTGATTGATGTCAACAAAGCCATAACATCAGATATGGTCGAAGAGATTCCTCTGCTTGAAAGAGGAGATGTAGTTTCTATAAGAGTAATTTCAAATGGCTTAATGGTTTCTGCGTTGGGAGAAGTTTTAAGTAAAGGATATCAGGGAAAAAAGGTAAAAGTCAGGAATATAGATTCAGGAAAAATTCTAAAAGCAACAGTAATGAATAAAAAGGAGGTTAGAATTGAACTATAAAATAGTAAAGTTTTTTACTCTCATAACTTGCCTCCTCTTCCTTGTATCGTGCGCAAGCGGACCTTCGAGTGTGCCAAAACACATCCAAAAGATAGATAGCGATGAAACAGCACTTACTCAACAAGAGGAAATCAGTTATGACCGCGGATCTATATGGACGGATAATGGTTTTAACAGCAATCTCTTTTCTGACCAGAAAGCATCCAGAGTAGGAGATGTAATAACAGTTATTGTTCAAGAGACTGCAACTGCCAATAAATCAGCATCAACAAAAGCAAGCAAAGATTCATCAATTGAAAATAGCGCTTCAGCTCTTTTTGGTTTTGAAAAAGCAGTGCAGCTAAGAAATCCAAACTTCAATCCCAGCGCTCTTATGAAAACGGAACACAAAGATTCTTTTGACGGTCAGGGAAAAACTTCAAGGTCCGGTGATTTTAAAACAACTCTTTCGGCAATTGTCATAAAGGTTTATCCCAACCATAACCTTCTAATTAGAGGAAGCAGAACAA
This window harbors:
- the flgA gene encoding flagella basal body P-ring formation protein FlgA, which translates into the protein MNKIKMLHKYYWITGLFTAMAFLLTLASAENMINIKAKEKCTVAGEKILLSDIATISTEDNLLKQKLENLEIGFSPYIGMSRNLTAKEIKIRLKQNNIPLERVNLDFPESVYVTRDFQTLNSKEIEKTVSKYFDKKFASNPDIKLKRIRGAQNLTLPAGKISTNIEIVRKSISGNTYSILFTVFVNGKKSAFLQLSADVEKIEDIVVARKKIFRNQIITEKDVTVIRKISDMRTKNNFSKISDVIGKKATRLIDVNKAITSDMVEEIPLLERGDVVSIRVISNGLMVSALGEVLSKGYQGKKVKVRNIDSGKILKATVMNKKEVRIEL
- a CDS encoding flagellar basal body L-ring protein FlgH, producing the protein MKRRLELNYKIVKFFTLITCLLFLVSCASGPSSVPKHIQKIDSDETALTQQEEISYDRGSIWTDNGFNSNLFSDQKASRVGDVITVIVQETATANKSASTKASKDSSIENSASALFGFEKAVQLRNPNFNPSALMKTEHKDSFDGQGKTSRSGDFKTTLSAIVIKVYPNHNLLIRGSRTITLNEEEQIITLTGIVRPEDLSYENTVYSTKIANAKITYTGKGVIADKQHPGWMTRIISWIWPF
- the flgG gene encoding flagellar basal-body rod protein FlgG — encoded protein: MIRALWTAASGMEAQQLNIDVIANNLANVNTVGFKRSRADFQELLYKSLQTPGNSSSATSEIPTGAQIGLGVKPVAVQKLFSQGDYQQTENQLDIAIEGDGFFQVLQPNGEIAYTRAGSFKKNSEGQIVTSDGYPLEPSITISPDAISVTIGSDGTVSVVEAGSDTSNIVGQIELAKFLNPAGLKSIGRNLYVPTSASGDVVTGIPGETGFGTLNQGYLEMSNVNVVEEMVNMIIAQRAYETNAKAITAADEMLQQANNVTR